The stretch of DNA TCGGCGTCATACTTAGCAAGAATTTCATCAATAAACCTGAGTTTTTCTAAAATTCGCGATTGCTGATTTCTTTTTTGGATGGCAAAAGAATCTTTATCGGCAAATGTCCCATCATTTTTAGTAATTTTCGTAATGTTTTGATAATCAGGATTGATCCAAGAACGACTTGCCCTAAATTCTGTAAGGCGCATTCGGATAGTTTTTAAATGTTTTTTAAGCTCCGATTGAAAATAAGCGATCGCACTGCTTCCATAATTCGGATTTGGTGCTATCTTTTGACCATTAAAATGTTCGTCTTCCATTGCCTTAATGAGTAAGGCTGCTTTGTAGGCTTCTTCTAAGGAGCGCTCTGGTGTATCTAAATACCACTGCTGTGCTTTGACCAAGAACGAGTAAATTTGTTGCGGAATGGACCTTTTCATGGCAGGCAATTATCCAGCCTTGTATAGTAATTTTTATCAGTCAATCAGTGTACGAGGTATCTTAACAAATCTCCGAGGTAAGAGTTAGTGCTTTCAGATTCTGTTTGGATAGAGGGTTCGAGTCGTAGCGGAAAAACGGCGCGTTTGGTAACGCAGTTTTGTCGATGGGTAGAAAACAATACAAATGAGCAAAAACAAAATAATTCGCGTCAGCAACCGCGTCAATTACCAAAACCGCAAAAATACTTAAATAATCAACAAGCCGAGCTAGCCGTGTTATGTTTAGCAGCAAATGACGATAATCGGCGGGAATTGGTGGAAAGAATCGTTGCTGTCACCGCAGGAAAATATCCCGTACGCGCTAAAACGCCGCTGGGTTTTTTTCAAGATGAGGTAATGTTATTTTGGCCGTTGCTGATTCAGATCCTCAACTTGAGGGCGCAGTTTCCCGTACGGTTGCGCCCAGAAACCGAACAAGAACTCGCAACACGCTTGTGGCGATCGCACCTCGATAGCGAAACCATCCGTCGCACTGGCGTGAATGAGTATCGGTTAATTCGTCGGATTCTAGATATTTTACAACTCGCAGCTTACAGCGGAACGCCAATTTCAGAAATCGCACCGTTACTAGAACGCGGTTTGAGTGCAAACGCAGAAGTCACAACAACAGGAATCGTCGAAACGCCTTTACTAGAAGCAATGCTACTGCAATGGCGCAATTGGTGCTTAGAACGCGGATTGCTGACCTATGGCATCATTACTGACCTCTATTATCAGTATCTGTTACACGATAGCAACTATCAACAACATCTTCTACGCCGTTATCAAGCGGTACTCGCGGATGATGTCGATGAATACCCAGGAGTAATGCGCGATGTGTTCGACTTTTTGCTCGATCGCAAAGTTATAGGCACGTTTACGTATAATCCTAATGGCGGAGTCCGTTTAGGATTAGGTGCAGATCCAGAATATATCGCAGGGTTACGCGATCGCTGTCGTGTCGAATTTTTACCGCAGCCACTTTCAAATTGCGTTGTCAACGCCTTATCGCTACCCGTTACCGAATTACTCGATAACACGACCACAGTCTTGTCGCTACCAAACTTTCAGTCAATTCAAACAACCTCTAGAAGAGATTTATTACGAGAAACATCCGAGATTATTACCCAAGCAGTACGATCGGGACAAATTCAACCACAAGAAATCGCGGTGATTGCACCAGGTTTAGATGCGATCGCGCGGTACACGCTCGTAGAATTGTTGACAAAGCAAGGAATTCCCGTCGCCCCGCTCAACGACCAACGTCCGCTTGTCAGTTATCCAATGATTCGAGCTTTACTGACGTTATTGAGCTTTGTCTATCCTGGTTTAGGACGCTTAGTAGATCGCAACGCGGTAGCTGAGATGCTGGTGGTGCTGAGTAGACATCGACAAGAGACATCGCTTGTTCCCAATATTGACTTAGTCCGCGCGGGGCTCATCGCCGATCATTGCTATGAACCGCATCCCGAACAACCGAATTTATTACCCGTAACCGCCTACGATCGCTGGGATCGCCTAGGATACGCCGCAACAACGGCTTACGCAGAAATTGTGCAATGGATCGAATTACAGCGATCGCAACAACAACAGCGATTGCTTCCTAGTCCAATTTCACTATTAGACCGAGCAATTCAGCGGTTTTTGTGGAATGGTAGTAATTTACCCTACGAACAATTAGCCGCGCTGCGCGAACTATTAGAAACTGCACAACACTACTGGGAAGTTGACACTCGATTCCGACAAAGTGAAGCGATTGAGACGCCAGCACAGGGAGCGATCGCGCAATTTGTGCAACTGCTGCAAAGTGGTACGATTACCGCTAATCCCTATCCCGTACGCCCAATTGGTCCAATGAGTCGAGCTGTTACTTTAGCAACGATCTTCCAATACCGTTCGAGTAGAAAATGTCATCGCTGGCAATTTTGGCTGGATGCGGGTTCGCCGCTGTGGTTGAGTGGGGGTGCGGCGACATTATTCAGCGCCCCGTTGTTTCTTCACGATCGCTACGCGCGCGGTTGGACAGCGGAAGATACGCTCACTGCTGATTGGCAAAGATTACACCGCATTTTGCAAGATTTACTCTCTAGAGTAGAAGAGAAAGTTTATTTATGTCACAGCGATTTAGCCGTAAACGGACAAGAACAAGATGGTCCTTTGCTAGCATTAGTCAATGCTGCTACACCAATCAACGTTAAAGATTACACCCTCATCTAGCTTGACGCTTTCACGGAGTCTGATGAATCAACTAGGTAAAAATATTAATGCTGAATTAGTTGCCGCGTTGTTAATTCACTACAGCTTTGATTTAGGGGGCTATACAAGCAGTGAATTAATCGCTCAATGGTTCGCCAATTACCCTGAAAGATGGGTGCGTGCTGCGGTGATTGAAGCTTTGTATCGCGGGCGTTACAAAGCAGTTTCTATCGATCAAATTTTAACTGTGTGGCAGCGTCGAGGTGATGCGCTGCATCATTTTAACCACGAATTCGAGCGCCTTGTGTGTGCTGACTTACCAGAAACACTCATCAAACAACTCGAATCCGCAGCAGATAAAACAGCCTGCGATGACAAGACGCATTGTGTGGCTGAAGCATCTCCCAGTGAAAAGCGATTTTCTGTCACTGTAGTAGATTCTGCTGTAATTCCTCCTACAAGTAGCGCTAATAATAAGGTGCGATCGCACCAGCGTACTGACTACTCGCCGATTGTACGATTCACTCCCCCAGAAACGACTACCTCAGACTTTTACGCAAAGCTGAAAGCGATTTCTCGCAGTACCAAAAAGCAATCGGAATCTGAGCAATTGTAAATGCCCATAACTAAATATCAACTATAGCGATACAAGGAAAAGTGTTGTGTAACACACACACAGCAGTTGAAGGGACGCTGAGGATGTGGTAGAAGCAATTCTATCACCAAAGGTAGCTTTGCCCGTCAATTTTGTTTGGGTAGCCTTGAAACAGTTAGAGATTATATTTGTTGTTGCATCCATCTGCGCGTACCAAAAGACTCGCAAGCAGCAGCAGCAACACGCGCAGCAGCAGCTAAGGCTTCAGCAAAGCTAGTTTGCAAAATGTAATGACAAAAAGCCCCGTGAAAGATATCACCAGCTCCTAGGGTGTCAACAGCTTTGATTTTGGGAACTGCGATAGTATTACACTGACCATTCGCTTGATATTGAATGGGGTTTTCTCCTTGAGTGATGGCAATGTGAGGAATACCAATAGCGCTAAGATAGGCAAATACTTCAGTTGTGTTTTTGCAGCCTGGTGGATGAAAATTTGCCGAACATACTGCATAATCGACAAAAGGCAAGACAGTTTCAAATCCAGGTTTCCAACTTCCACCATCAATCACAACAGGGATATGATTCGCTTTGGCTTGTTGGGCGATCGCGCATCCAATTACCATTTGATGTCCGTCAATTAAGACAATATCTACTCCTTGTAAAATGTCTTGAGGAATGCGATCGCGCGTGACCTGAGTTTTTACCGCGTTGATGGAAACAACTGCCCTTTCTCCTGTTGCTTCCGTGACAATAATCGAGGATACTGGCGGCGGTTCTACTTGTGTGGGATTTAAGTCTTCCACTGTAACTTGGTAAGTCTCTAAATCTGCCACAATTGAGTTGCAAAGTGGATGCGAACCTATAACACCTATTAGTTTTGCTTGATGCCAATAACTAAACGCAACCGCAGCATTTGTTGCAGGACCACCAGCCGCCACAGTGTAATCAATTGCTACTATTTTTTGATTATTGCGCGGAACAGATTTTGCTAGATAGATGAAATCGAGCGTTATTAATCCAACAAACAGTCCTACTTGAGATTTCTGACGCATTTTTAAACCACAAAGGCGCGAAGCGCGCGAAGAAAGTCAATAGCAACTAGCAACTAACCACTAACAACTAGCCATAAGTATACTGTGGTTTAGTACGGGGACTGAGCTGTTAATGGAATTGGATTGTTCGCAATATATTGCTGCGGAATCACTGATGCTTCATTAGGAGTTGCTAAAGCTTGACATAAAAATGCTGCTACTTCTGCGCGCGTTGCTTGCTTATTAGGATGTAAAAACCTCACATCGGGGTAATTAACAACAATACTTCTTTCTGTTGCTGCTGCTATTTTGCTTTGGGCATACCGAGGAATTTTATGAGCATCTGCAAAATTTGTTTTCAACGTAGAGGTGACGTCCCTACTAGGAACATAATTTAATCCACTCGCTAAAGCGACTAAAACTTGCGAACGAGTAATTCTTTGATTTGGTTTAAAAATTCTCCCTGGATAGCCTGATAAAAAGTTTCTTTGATACGCCTCTGCTACATGGTGATATGCCCAGTCATATACATGAACATCTCTAAATTCTATTCGCCTGCGTGTTCGAGGAATTTGCGGAAAAGCCTTACCGACTATTGCTGCAAATTCTGCACGATTAATATACATCATTGGGCGAAAGCTACCATCTGGATAACCATTAATAATTCCTTGATTCGCTAATTTGACGATACAAGAGTTTGCCCAATTTCCTTGCAGATCGTAAAACAAGGAATATTGATTAGAATATTGAGCTACAGCAGGTTTTTGTGGTATCCACGCGAATCCAGTCGTTATGACTCCCAAGCCGACTAACAAAGTAGGTAAGGAGCGATGTTTGAAACTAAACATTAAATGCTTCTACCCTCTATTTATATATTTGTTGATTAATGAATGAATAACTGAGTTCCTGATATTTATGCAGCTCAATCTTCTTTATAAAAAATTTATATAAACTAATATTTAGGAGCTACTCTAGATACATTAGTATTTAGCAATATCAAATATTATCATACTCTGGTTACAGTGACTGACTTAAATTAAATTTGAATAAATTTTGGATTTACCTACCTAGCAGTTGAAGAAACGCAGTAATTATACCAAAATCTAGTGAATTAGAGTAAAAGTCGGATAATGACTGCGAGTTTATTACTCATGGTTGTCACAATTCTACCGAGATTTCACTGAAAAAAAATTAAAGTGCGACTAGCAATCAAAGATATCCGTAGATTCACTAGATACAAATCGATCTGATTATTCTACAGGTACTATCCTTAACCTCAGAACAATGCAGGCAGCAGAAAACGGAAGACTTTATGTAGTAGGAACGCCGATTGGCAACTTAGAAGATATAACTTTTCGCGCCGTGCGAATTTTGCAATCGGTAGACTTCATTGCAGCAGAGGATACAAGGCATACAGGAAAGTTGCTACAACACTTTCAAATTAAGACACCACAGCTAAGTTATCACGAACACAATCGTAACAGTCGCATTCCTGAATTGATCCAGAAGTTAAGTGAAGGAAAAGCGATCGCCCTTGTCACAGATGCAGGAATGCCTGGAATTTCCGATCCTGGTTATGAACTTGTGCAAGCGTGTATTGCGGCAAATATTCCCGTAATCCCCATTCCTGGGGCAAGTGCAGTGATTACCGCGTTGTGCGCCGCCGGATTACCGACGGATCGATTTGTGTTTGAAGGGTTCTTACCCGTGAAAGGAAAAGAACGCCAGCAGCGCGGAGAATCTTTAAAAACTGAGTCGCGAACGATGGTTTTTTACGAATCACCCCATCGCCTGCGCCAAACTCTGCAAGACTTTGCGAACTTTTTTGGACAAGATCGGCAAATTGTTATAGCGCGCGAGTTAACTAAACTACACGAAGAATTTTGGCGCGGAAATATTGCGGAGGCGATCGCCCACTACAATCAACGCGAACCGCAAGGGGAATACACGCTAGTTGTTGCTGGAGTTTTAGCGAGTAAACCGCACTTGAGTGAAGTAGAAATTAAAGCTGAGTTACAAAAACTCATGGCACAGGGAATATCGCGATCGCAAGCTAGTCGTCAGTTAGCAAAGGAAGTCTCGCTTTCGCGCAGTCAAATTTACCAAATTGCTTTAGCGCTACCTAATTTATCTGCGGAGGATAGTAGCGATTAAGATTTAGTTTTAACGCCAGAAAATTCGCACACTGTATTAAATGGGCAATAACGACAGTGCGAACCAGGGTTAGGCGGAAAAATTTTGCTGAAATGGTGGGGGTTTTGTTGATAGTGGTGCATATCTTGCTGATGCTTGATCGCCACTTGTGCTAATTGATCTTCTACAGCGTCGAGTTGAGTGGAAGTTACACTAATTAGCTCAGAGTTTTTACACCGTTCTAAGTTGTAGAATGAAGCAACGGCTTGATAATCAGGATATAAATAGCGCGCCGCAAGTAAATAAACAAGCGCCTGACGCTCGTCAAAAGCCGATCTACCCGTCTTAAAGTCAAGAATGTGCAAGATTTTATCAGCTTCGACGAACACGCAATCCATCGTCGCGTACAGCCGAAATTGATAATTTTTTTGATGAATCACGATTGGTTGCGGAAATCCTTCATCGCCACTGGTAAGTTGAATGATGTGTTTTCCGAGTAAAACTGGACGATGATGGTAGTTTTTGAGAATTTGCATGACGCGCTGCTGAATCTCAACACTTGATTTACTTAGTTTGAGTAGTTGAGCCACTTGTTCAACACCATCAGGCTGAGTTAACCATTGACGGTGATGATGAAATTCGTAAACGCCCTTTTGGGCAAGTAAACCGATGCGTTGCGGTGGGCTAACTTTAGCTAGTAATGCTTTGATTATCGGTTCTTTTTGCCGCGCTTTGATAAAGCCTCGTTTCATCTGACAATGCCATCTTTCTTGCCCGATAGCTGGGGCAAATAAAGACCAAAGGTGGTAGCTGGCAAAGGGTCGCCCAGAGTTTAGCATTGTCTGGCGGTTCAGTAAGGGAAGCAACAAAAGTTACTGTGACACGTGAGAAACAATAAGCTTCTTGTACTATTAATGATGAACGACAGGGAGTGGCAAAAAATGAGCGCTAGTAACAATTCCAGCAAGATCAAGTTTGGTACCGATGGATGGAGAGGTATTATTGCTGATGACTTTACCTTCCCCAACGTACGGAAAGTAACGCGGGCGATCGCCAAATACCTGGAAACCGCCTACAACAAAAACCAACCGGTTCTTATTGCCTACGATACTCGCTTTCTCGCTGACCAGTTTGCGCGTACTGCTGCCGAGGTTTTAGCAGCAGAGGGTTGGAGTGTGAAAATTACCGATCGGGATTGTCCTACTCCAGTAATTGCTTACAATGCCCGTCACTTAAATAGTGCTGGTGCATTGATGTTTACTGCCAGTCATAATCCGGCACCCTATTGTGGGATTAAGTATATTCCTGATTACGCTGGTCCTGCCACTCCTGAGATTACTGATACTATTGTGGCAAATATCTCTGGTGCAGATGACGCACCTGTCAGCGGTAATTGGAAAGATCAGATCTCAACTTTCGATCCCAAGCCCGAATATCTTAAATTTCTTTACACGCTACTCGATGTTGAGAAGATTCGTAACGCTAAGTTAAAAGTCAAATACGACGCGCTTTATTCGACATCGCGCGGTTATTTAGATACAGTATTGGAACACTGTGGTTGTGAATTAGAAACTTTTCACGCACAGCGCGATGTCCTTTTCGGTGGTGGAATGCCTGAACCCAAAGGCGAACAACTCGTTGAATTAGTCGAAGCTGTGAAGAAAGACAAAGCTGACTTAGGTTTAGCAACCGATGGCGATAGCGATCGCTTCGGAATCGTAGACGAACAAGGCAACGTTTTGACCCCAAATACGGTGTTACTTTTACTTGCGCGTCACTTAGTTAAAAATCGCGGTAAATCAGGCGCGATCGTGCGGACTGTTGCGACAACGCATTTACTCGATAACCTCGCCGCTAGCTATGGCTTAGAACTTTACGAAACGCCTGTAGGCTTCAAGTACATCGGGGAAAAAATGCGCGAAACCACCGTTCTAATTGGTGGCGAAGAATCAGGCGGTTTAAGTGTAATTGGGCATATCCCCGAAAAAGACGGAATTTTAGCTGATATGTTAGTTGCAGAAGCGATCGCCTACGAAGGAAAACCGCTAAGTCAGTTAGTCGAAGAAGCAATTAGCGAGGCTAATGGCCCATTAGCTAACAAGCGCTTGGATTTACATCTCAACGACGCCCACAAAGCTGCTGTTATCGATTCGTTTACCAATAATCCACCCGCAGACGTCGCCGGAATTAAAGTTAAAGAAGTTGGTCGCAAAGATGGCGTTAAGCTGTATCTCGAAGAAGGTAGCTGGGTTTTATTGCGTCCATCGGGTACAGAACCACTGATGCGCGTTTACATCGAAGCAACTTCGGCGGATAAACTCAACAAAATTGCAACTCAAATGGAACAAATGATTAATCAACTCGAACCTGTAACAGTATAGGACTGGCGATTAACGATAAACTAGAAAAGAATCCTCATAGCTAATTGCTTCTATGAGAACTCTTGCTAATTTGCTCGCGATCGTAATTCTGGCAGGCTGGGTAGTGGCGATCGCCATTGTTTCTGTCCAAAACGCCACCCCAGTTTCTTTGCGGTTTCTGACATTCCAATCAATTCAACTTCCCGTAGGATTGGTACTAGCGTTTAGTGCTGCGTTGGGTATGCTAGCGATGGCACTAACTCAACCGATTTGGACTGCTGGTTTGAGAAGAAATAGTCTTGAATCAGATAACGAGTTTTTTGTCGATGAATAAAAAGCTAAGATTCTCCCTTTCCTACTTTATAGTGTTTGATGTATCGTTGTTCGGGATCGATACCTTCAAAAGTAGGTGGAATCCAAACTCGTACGACTAATAGTGCAGCTAACACGAGTAAAAACGCACAAGCTGCTAGCATCTGATTCCAAGGCACTTCCAACACCCCGCGCACAATCACTTCACGCAACACAGAGACAATTGATACTTCTACTGCAACGCCAATCGACACGCGCTGTTCTTGCAAATAAATAATCAATAGGCGAAACAACTCCACCATAATCAGCAAAAACAAAATATCTGCGGTAACTTCGTGAAAGTTGAGCGGCGGTAACATTAAATAAAATATACCCCTTAACTGAATTACCATCGCGCAGAATAGTCCAATACACAGCGAGACTACAATCAAGTCTTGAATAGTCTCTAGGCTGCGCACAAGCAGATTCCGATTTAACGCTTCGTACCAATTTAACGGGGACTTCAACGGCTGCTCCATCTAAACTTCCTCCTGCGTGTGGTGTTGATGGGAGATTATGCTTAGATTAACTTATAGATTTGTATTTTTGGTATTTGAATTAATTATTAATTGCATTAGCCTAGCGACTAAAGTCGCAGCTAGATAAACGAAGTCAGATGGTGCGCGGACTAACAGGAAAATGAGGAAAGTTAAAGTGTGCGTGACTACTTAACCTCCATCCAGTTTTCACCTGCACGCACTTCAACAACTAACGGTACACTTAAAGACATTGCAGATTCCATTGTTGAACGAATTTTTGGCTGTAATTCTTCCCACTCGTCTTGCGGAACTTCAAACACCAATTCATCATGAACTTGTAGCAATAATCGTGCTTGGTAATTTTGCAACAGTTCGTGCAGTCGCACCATCGCAATTTTAATAATATCCGCACTCGAACCTTGAATTGGAGCATTAGCTGCAGCGCGGAGTAACCCAGCATCATTTGCTGTTAAACCGCGAATTTCATCAAGGTTGATGTCGTCAGGCTTGAGGTTGCGTAACTTGCGCAGGCGATCGCTTGTAAAATTAAAATACCGCCGTCGCCCTAGAATAGTCTGTACGTACCCATAGGCTATGGCTTCTCGTTCCATTCGCCGCAAGTATTCAAAAACTA from Chroococcidiopsis sp. TS-821 encodes:
- a CDS encoding sugar kinase; this encodes MRQKSQVGLFVGLITLDFIYLAKSVPRNNQKIVAIDYTVAAGGPATNAAVAFSYWHQAKLIGVIGSHPLCNSIVADLETYQVTVEDLNPTQVEPPPVSSIIVTEATGERAVVSINAVKTQVTRDRIPQDILQGVDIVLIDGHQMVIGCAIAQQAKANHIPVVIDGGSWKPGFETVLPFVDYAVCSANFHPPGCKNTTEVFAYLSAIGIPHIAITQGENPIQYQANGQCNTIAVPKIKAVDTLGAGDIFHGAFCHYILQTSFAEALAAAARVAAAACESFGTRRWMQQQI
- a CDS encoding S-layer homology domain-containing protein yields the protein MFSFKHRSLPTLLVGLGVITTGFAWIPQKPAVAQYSNQYSLFYDLQGNWANSCIVKLANQGIINGYPDGSFRPMMYINRAEFAAIVGKAFPQIPRTRRRIEFRDVHVYDWAYHHVAEAYQRNFLSGYPGRIFKPNQRITRSQVLVALASGLNYVPSRDVTSTLKTNFADAHKIPRYAQSKIAAATERSIVVNYPDVRFLHPNKQATRAEVAAFLCQALATPNEASVIPQQYIANNPIPLTAQSPY
- the rsmI gene encoding 16S rRNA (cytidine(1402)-2'-O)-methyltransferase, whose amino-acid sequence is MQAAENGRLYVVGTPIGNLEDITFRAVRILQSVDFIAAEDTRHTGKLLQHFQIKTPQLSYHEHNRNSRIPELIQKLSEGKAIALVTDAGMPGISDPGYELVQACIAANIPVIPIPGASAVITALCAAGLPTDRFVFEGFLPVKGKERQQRGESLKTESRTMVFYESPHRLRQTLQDFANFFGQDRQIVIARELTKLHEEFWRGNIAEAIAHYNQREPQGEYTLVVAGVLASKPHLSEVEIKAELQKLMAQGISRSQASRQLAKEVSLSRSQIYQIALALPNLSAEDSSD
- a CDS encoding PD-(D/E)XK nuclease family protein, which codes for MLNSGRPFASYHLWSLFAPAIGQERWHCQMKRGFIKARQKEPIIKALLAKVSPPQRIGLLAQKGVYEFHHHRQWLTQPDGVEQVAQLLKLSKSSVEIQQRVMQILKNYHHRPVLLGKHIIQLTSGDEGFPQPIVIHQKNYQFRLYATMDCVFVEADKILHILDFKTGRSAFDERQALVYLLAARYLYPDYQAVASFYNLERCKNSELISVTSTQLDAVEDQLAQVAIKHQQDMHHYQQNPHHFSKIFPPNPGSHCRYCPFNTVCEFSGVKTKS
- a CDS encoding phosphoglucomutase/phosphomannomutase family protein, whose amino-acid sequence is MSASNNSSKIKFGTDGWRGIIADDFTFPNVRKVTRAIAKYLETAYNKNQPVLIAYDTRFLADQFARTAAEVLAAEGWSVKITDRDCPTPVIAYNARHLNSAGALMFTASHNPAPYCGIKYIPDYAGPATPEITDTIVANISGADDAPVSGNWKDQISTFDPKPEYLKFLYTLLDVEKIRNAKLKVKYDALYSTSRGYLDTVLEHCGCELETFHAQRDVLFGGGMPEPKGEQLVELVEAVKKDKADLGLATDGDSDRFGIVDEQGNVLTPNTVLLLLARHLVKNRGKSGAIVRTVATTHLLDNLAASYGLELYETPVGFKYIGEKMRETTVLIGGEESGGLSVIGHIPEKDGILADMLVAEAIAYEGKPLSQLVEEAISEANGPLANKRLDLHLNDAHKAAVIDSFTNNPPADVAGIKVKEVGRKDGVKLYLEEGSWVLLRPSGTEPLMRVYIEATSADKLNKIATQMEQMINQLEPVTV
- a CDS encoding LapA family protein, with amino-acid sequence MRTLANLLAIVILAGWVVAIAIVSVQNATPVSLRFLTFQSIQLPVGLVLAFSAALGMLAMALTQPIWTAGLRRNSLESDNEFFVDE
- a CDS encoding phosphate-starvation-inducible PsiE family protein, translating into MEQPLKSPLNWYEALNRNLLVRSLETIQDLIVVSLCIGLFCAMVIQLRGIFYLMLPPLNFHEVTADILFLLIMVELFRLLIIYLQEQRVSIGVAVEVSIVSVLREVIVRGVLEVPWNQMLAACAFLLVLAALLVVRVWIPPTFEGIDPEQRYIKHYKVGKGES